A stretch of Paenibacillus sp. URB8-2 DNA encodes these proteins:
- a CDS encoding SRPBCC family protein → MDISFSNELIIDCTVARVYEFLRNVENYSSWNYAVMTVEPTGDRKDTYRLTRDLVHSQEIETITVIEARTDQFLHLQAAGGRFDYESKYELKAFENKTILANHVIMKPSGASAILLKLLKGNIQREVNNNLYVLKTLMEENGSTNIKAKGLL, encoded by the coding sequence ATGGATATTTCATTTAGCAATGAGCTAATCATTGACTGTACTGTGGCACGGGTTTATGAATTTTTAAGAAATGTGGAGAACTATTCATCTTGGAATTATGCTGTCATGACCGTAGAGCCGACGGGAGACCGTAAAGATACCTATAGATTGACAAGAGATTTAGTCCACTCGCAAGAAATAGAAACCATTACGGTCATTGAGGCTCGGACAGACCAATTCCTCCATTTGCAAGCAGCCGGCGGAAGATTTGATTACGAATCTAAATATGAGCTCAAAGCATTTGAAAATAAAACCATACTCGCTAATCATGTTATCATGAAGCCTTCCGGTGCCAGCGCTATTCTGCTTAAACTGCTAAAAGGGAATATACAACGTGAAGTAAATAATAACCTGTACGTATTAAAAACTCTGATGGAAGAGAACGGAAGCACTAATATTAAGGCAAAGGGGCTTCTCTAA
- a CDS encoding PTS system mannose/fructose/N-acetylgalactosamine-transporter subunit IIB, translating into MGIVLARIDQRLIHGIVVTQWAGHTRAKRLMVVDDVVSQDEVQKTAMRMSKPAGTGMSIIDTDTAITNFNAGKYDDHNVLLVVREPETLLKLAAGGVQIPKVNVGIIFDGEGKTTVKKMVSVNEKEVADLKALKAKGIPVTFHFVPGDAEESLETYIK; encoded by the coding sequence ATGGGTATCGTACTGGCGCGAATTGATCAACGTTTGATTCATGGAATTGTGGTAACGCAGTGGGCGGGACATACAAGAGCCAAACGGCTGATGGTCGTGGATGATGTTGTAAGTCAGGATGAAGTCCAAAAAACGGCGATGCGCATGAGCAAGCCTGCCGGGACCGGGATGTCGATCATTGATACGGATACGGCCATTACCAACTTCAATGCCGGAAAATATGACGATCATAATGTTTTGCTGGTTGTCCGGGAGCCTGAAACGTTACTGAAGCTTGCTGCGGGCGGCGTTCAAATTCCGAAAGTAAACGTCGGAATCATCTTTGACGGCGAAGGCAAAACAACGGTCAAGAAGATGGTTTCGGTCAATGAAAAAGAAGTAGCTGATTTAAAAGCATTAAAAGCTAAAGGAATTCCGGTCACCTTTCATTTTGTGCCGGGAGATGCGGAAGAATCACTGGAAACCTATATCAAATAA
- a CDS encoding PTS mannose/fructose/sorbose/N-acetylgalactosamine transporter subunit IIC: MEIIQAILIVALAFWMVLDQQGFVITTWFPSIIGMIAGLIMGDVPTAMVIAGTFQLMALGVANIGGSSVPNYGLATLVGIYVALRTTGDIENAKAIALAVGVPVGMLGIQLDVLGKILNSYVSHAAQKALNEGKFAKMNRIFWIGPLIFGLTTAIPTLLCVIFGDKIVKVLLDVVPKWFTDGLSIAGSMLPVVGIALLLQYMPVKKYLTMLLIGFVISAYLGLPILGIAILGFAFAYYFFTQKINSTPAAAAAGNGNTSVEGDEFDE, translated from the coding sequence ATGGAGATTATACAAGCGATACTCATTGTTGCATTAGCTTTCTGGATGGTTCTGGACCAGCAGGGTTTTGTTATTACGACCTGGTTCCCATCCATTATCGGAATGATTGCCGGACTTATTATGGGCGATGTCCCTACGGCCATGGTCATAGCCGGGACCTTCCAATTGATGGCCCTGGGTGTAGCCAATATAGGCGGGTCCTCGGTGCCCAATTACGGTCTTGCGACACTTGTCGGGATTTATGTAGCCCTCCGCACAACCGGTGATATTGAAAATGCAAAAGCCATTGCCTTGGCGGTCGGGGTACCTGTCGGAATGCTGGGTATTCAACTGGATGTTCTGGGTAAGATCCTCAATTCCTATGTGTCTCATGCGGCTCAAAAAGCGCTGAACGAAGGAAAATTCGCCAAAATGAACCGTATTTTCTGGATTGGGCCTCTTATTTTTGGTTTGACTACAGCAATCCCCACCTTGCTTTGTGTAATCTTCGGAGACAAGATCGTGAAGGTGCTGCTGGATGTCGTTCCGAAATGGTTTACAGACGGATTATCCATAGCCGGGTCCATGCTGCCGGTAGTCGGGATTGCCTTGCTGCTTCAGTATATGCCAGTGAAGAAATACCTGACGATGCTCTTGATTGGCTTTGTGATTTCCGCGTATCTGGGCTTGCCGATTCTGGGAATTGCCATTTTAGGCTTCGCCTTTGCCTATTATTTCTTCACCCAAAAAATAAATAGTACACCTGCGGCGGCTGCGGCGGGGAACGGCAATACCTCAGTTGAAGGAGACGAATTCGATGAGTAA
- a CDS encoding PTS system mannose/fructose/sorbose family transporter subunit IID has protein sequence MSNTEPATNQVTKRDIRSAAIRYMFMACNTFNYENQQAPAVVFGLNKVLRKIHKNDEDYKASLNNHFNYFNTTTWMANLLLGASVAMEQKDGIQSKDAVQAFKTGMMGPLAGVGDTLVWVLYPTIMGSIAGYMGLQGNPTGAIIWLLLNIVFFIFRIKLFDVGHTSGLKLITALGDRLNVFTEAASIMGLTVVGALIPAVVKMNVQLKYQTGEVTLPIQTEILDKIMPALLPAVLTIVVYKLIGSKKIGLTSIIFLIIGLALVCSYLGILGV, from the coding sequence ATGAGTAACACAGAACCGGCAACAAATCAGGTAACGAAAAGAGACATTCGGTCAGCAGCCATCCGGTATATGTTCATGGCTTGTAACACCTTTAATTACGAGAACCAGCAGGCTCCGGCGGTAGTGTTTGGACTGAACAAGGTTTTACGCAAAATCCATAAAAATGATGAGGATTATAAAGCATCTTTAAATAATCATTTCAACTACTTCAATACCACGACCTGGATGGCCAATCTCCTCCTGGGAGCCTCGGTGGCGATGGAGCAGAAGGATGGCATCCAATCAAAGGATGCGGTTCAAGCGTTTAAAACGGGGATGATGGGACCGCTTGCCGGTGTTGGAGATACGCTTGTTTGGGTACTGTACCCAACGATTATGGGATCAATTGCCGGATATATGGGCTTACAGGGAAATCCGACAGGTGCGATTATTTGGTTGCTGCTCAATATCGTCTTCTTCATTTTCCGGATTAAATTGTTCGATGTGGGCCACACCTCCGGATTGAAATTAATCACTGCCCTTGGCGACAGACTAAATGTCTTTACTGAAGCCGCCTCCATCATGGGGTTAACCGTAGTTGGCGCATTAATTCCAGCCGTTGTCAAAATGAATGTTCAGCTTAAATATCAAACGGGAGAAGTCACGCTGCCCATTCAAACCGAAATTCTGGACAAGATTATGCCGGCGCTGCTGCCGGCGGTATTGACCATTGTCGTCTATAAGCTGATCGGATCGAAGAAGATTGGCCTCACAAGCATCATATTTTTGATTATTGGTTTAGCGTTAGTCTGCTCTTACCTTGGAATTTTGGGCGTTTAA
- a CDS encoding PTS sugar transporter subunit IIA: MRKIIIASHDRMAEGVKETLNYITKGIGNVHALSAYLTNTPVKEEVKRLLEDVGEDDEVVVFTDLLGGSVNQAFAAYLSRPHFHIIAGINLPVIIAVLVQPEDEYLTADQILFAVNEARQQLVYVNDFVANMPKDDEEDE; the protein is encoded by the coding sequence ATGCGAAAAATTATCATAGCCAGCCACGATCGAATGGCAGAAGGCGTAAAAGAAACTTTGAATTATATCACTAAAGGTATCGGTAATGTTCATGCCCTCTCAGCATATCTGACCAACACACCGGTTAAGGAAGAAGTCAAGCGATTGCTGGAGGATGTAGGGGAAGATGATGAAGTCGTGGTGTTCACGGACCTGCTCGGGGGATCGGTAAATCAGGCATTTGCAGCGTATTTAAGCCGTCCGCATTTTCATATTATCGCGGGAATCAATCTGCCGGTTATCATTGCGGTACTGGTGCAGCCGGAGGATGAATATTTAACGGCGGATCAGATTCTGTTTGCCGTGAATGAAGCCAGACAGCAGTTAGTGTATGTGAATGACTTTGTCGCCAATATGCCAAAAGATGATGAAGAAGATGAATAA
- a CDS encoding alpha-glucosidase: MANEQDWWKKSVVYQVYPQSFKDTTGSGIGDLNGIIEKLPYLADLGISVIWLNPIYQSPLVDNGYDIADYYKINPEYGTMDDFKRLLDRAHRLDIKIIMDLVVNHTSDQHEWFKKSCESRDNEFSDFYIWKDPKEDGSAPTNWGSTFGGPAWEYVESRGQYYLHLFAKEQPDLNWENPKVRETIYDMMRFWFETGIDGFRMDVISLISKRQDWPDAPDDAIYTKSYYIGASNGPRVHEFLHEMNQEVLSKYNILTVGETANTNSDQAILYTDPDREELNMVFHFDHMHLDYGPYGKFSDIRFKLSDLRDVMTEWQDKLEGRGWNSLYWSNHDQPRAVTRFGNDTTYRVESAKMLGTLLHMMKGTPYIYQGEELGMRNVRFDSFDQYKDIETYCMKEEFGEKGLPEAYIKESIFLKSRDNARTPMPWNGSDNYGFTSGTPWIDFSPDNDWINVEDCMADPNSVYYHYKELIRLRKELPVVVDGIYELIHPYDSAVYGYTRTLDQQKLVVICSFSESKVNYKLPEELKHSSGRLLLSNYPDTRKELGNLELRPYEAVIYYIQA, translated from the coding sequence ATGGCGAACGAACAAGATTGGTGGAAGAAAAGTGTCGTTTACCAGGTTTATCCGCAAAGCTTTAAAGATACAACCGGGAGCGGCATAGGCGATTTAAACGGAATCATTGAAAAGCTCCCGTATTTAGCGGATTTGGGCATCAGCGTGATCTGGCTGAATCCGATTTATCAATCGCCGCTGGTGGATAACGGGTATGACATTGCAGATTACTACAAGATTAATCCCGAATATGGGACAATGGATGATTTTAAACGACTCCTGGATCGAGCGCATCGCTTGGATATCAAGATTATTATGGACCTGGTAGTTAATCATACAAGCGATCAGCATGAATGGTTCAAGAAGTCTTGTGAATCCCGCGACAATGAATTTTCGGATTTTTACATTTGGAAAGATCCGAAAGAAGATGGAAGCGCACCGACGAATTGGGGCTCGACTTTTGGCGGTCCTGCTTGGGAGTATGTTGAAAGCCGCGGACAATATTATCTGCATCTGTTTGCTAAAGAACAGCCGGATTTGAACTGGGAGAATCCCAAGGTTCGTGAAACGATTTATGATATGATGAGGTTCTGGTTTGAGACGGGAATTGACGGTTTCCGGATGGATGTCATCAGTTTGATCAGCAAACGTCAGGATTGGCCGGATGCGCCGGATGACGCGATCTATACCAAATCCTATTATATCGGCGCCTCCAATGGGCCGCGCGTTCACGAATTTCTCCATGAAATGAATCAAGAGGTATTGAGTAAATATAACATTTTGACCGTGGGCGAGACAGCCAATACCAATAGTGACCAAGCGATTTTATATACAGACCCGGATCGGGAAGAATTAAATATGGTCTTCCATTTCGATCACATGCACCTGGACTACGGACCCTACGGAAAGTTCTCGGACATTCGTTTCAAGCTGAGCGATTTACGGGACGTCATGACGGAGTGGCAGGACAAACTGGAAGGCAGGGGGTGGAACTCCCTTTATTGGAGCAATCATGATCAGCCGCGAGCGGTTACCCGCTTTGGAAATGACACAACCTATCGGGTAGAGTCTGCAAAAATGCTGGGAACACTCCTTCATATGATGAAAGGCACGCCTTATATTTATCAGGGAGAAGAGCTGGGAATGCGCAATGTCCGCTTTGATTCTTTTGATCAATATAAGGATATTGAAACCTATTGTATGAAGGAAGAATTTGGGGAAAAAGGACTTCCGGAAGCGTACATCAAAGAGTCCATCTTCTTGAAGTCGCGTGATAATGCGCGCACACCGATGCCATGGAATGGATCGGATAATTATGGATTTACAAGCGGAACACCGTGGATTGATTTCAGCCCGGATAACGACTGGATCAACGTGGAGGATTGCATGGCCGATCCAAACTCGGTGTATTACCATTACAAGGAACTGATTCGTCTTCGGAAAGAGCTGCCGGTCGTGGTTGACGGAATCTATGAGCTGATTCATCCGTACGATTCCGCTGTCTACGGGTATACGCGTACCCTGGATCAGCAGAAGCTAGTCGTCATCTGCTCCTTCTCCGAGAGCAAAGTCAATTATAAATTGCCTGAGGAGCTGAAGCACTCATCCGGCAGACTGTTACTATCCAATTATCCGGATACCCGGAAAGAGCTGGGTAATCTGGAGCTTCGCCCATATGAAGCGGTAATTTATTATATTCAAGCATAA
- a CDS encoding MurR/RpiR family transcriptional regulator: MDFDLRVKINYDDLTDSEKEMVRFITNRPQDVLNMNIVELGEAMLSSKSSVLRLAKKLGYHGFSELKYALRSDMTLASLEPSDLTLLLKQDLDRIFRYIEQTNFQPFLVKLKNARMVFLYATGFSQNNFTKEFSKDLMIATRQNILISGETNLAINSSIITEDDLVIFTSFSGETEMIKDVVRELKIKNVTIAAITKFGSNFLSGHADYSFFYEATPLPSYQKQGVHSLIGLEVILDVIARKYREFILFDE, from the coding sequence ATGGATTTTGACTTGCGAGTAAAGATAAATTATGACGATTTGACCGATTCTGAAAAAGAAATGGTAAGATTCATAACCAATCGGCCCCAAGATGTCCTTAACATGAATATTGTCGAATTAGGCGAGGCCATGCTGAGTTCAAAAAGCTCGGTGCTTCGCTTGGCAAAAAAGCTGGGGTATCATGGATTTTCAGAATTAAAGTATGCCCTCAGGTCGGACATGACCCTAGCCTCACTTGAGCCCAGTGATTTGACTCTATTATTAAAACAGGATTTAGACCGGATTTTCCGATACATAGAGCAAACAAATTTCCAGCCTTTCCTGGTGAAGTTGAAAAATGCACGCATGGTCTTTTTATACGCCACCGGTTTCTCACAGAATAATTTCACTAAAGAATTTTCCAAGGATTTAATGATTGCGACACGACAAAATATATTGATTTCAGGCGAGACAAACTTGGCGATTAACAGCTCTATTATTACGGAAGACGATTTGGTTATATTTACATCGTTCAGCGGCGAGACCGAAATGATAAAGGATGTCGTCCGGGAGTTAAAAATAAAAAACGTAACGATTGCAGCCATTACGAAATTTGGCAGTAACTTTTTGAGCGGGCATGCCGACTATTCGTTCTTTTATGAGGCAACCCCATTGCCGAGTTATCAGAAGCAAGGGGTTCATTCGTTGATTGGGTTAGAAGTGATACTGGATGTCATTGCGCGAAAATATCGTGAGTTCATACTCTTTGATGAATAA
- a CDS encoding radical SAM/SPASM domain-containing protein has translation MGLLLSPEVKLRPDGGRSILFTANPGDSRQDVFKFLFPQQAVILSLFDGKRDLTAVREAVAYIFDLDREAASRQVDALLAVRVNEEQTMESLIIEASGINPDQARIYDPKTFIVPEEKIDMDDTRCKMPYTLLVLPTMRCVTSCRYCYADREGFRGKQELDLNLYRRLLQEARECGIETVEFSGGDFFCREDAFDFIESTLSAGLYLNIPTKYPLSRSMAQRLAATGLSTIQVSIDALNPEIIDHLMGLTGYGEKILQTLDYLGEAGIKVRTNTVLTPVNIKDAVSLARYLMGKPYVLRSNFTCYGRSLYRHDDSLFCSPEDIKIFEKKFSKIKEEFPDRVNFSGASDNPYAGEESLRKKNFWERAYCTANRRGVVVLPDGKVTICEELYNHEHFIIGDLTKQTLLEVWNSPKALELAYPDQAAVSNGPCQDCSDFQQCHEGLGRCVREALKAYGLDQHYAPDPRCPRAPVGSRLA, from the coding sequence ATGGGACTTCTGCTAAGCCCAGAGGTGAAGCTGCGGCCTGACGGGGGAAGATCAATCCTGTTTACCGCCAATCCGGGGGATAGCCGGCAGGATGTGTTTAAATTTCTATTCCCGCAACAGGCTGTCATCCTCTCCTTGTTTGACGGGAAACGGGACCTGACTGCCGTTCGTGAAGCCGTGGCCTATATCTTCGATCTGGATAGGGAAGCAGCGTCTCGGCAAGTGGATGCCCTGCTGGCTGTGCGGGTAAATGAAGAACAGACCATGGAATCCTTGATCATCGAAGCTTCCGGTATCAACCCGGATCAGGCACGGATTTACGACCCCAAGACTTTTATCGTTCCGGAAGAGAAGATTGACATGGATGATACCCGGTGCAAAATGCCCTACACCCTGCTGGTACTCCCTACGATGCGCTGTGTGACCAGTTGCAGGTATTGCTATGCGGATCGTGAGGGTTTTAGAGGAAAACAGGAATTGGATTTAAATCTGTACCGCCGCCTGTTGCAAGAGGCCCGTGAGTGCGGTATAGAAACCGTCGAGTTCTCGGGGGGCGATTTTTTTTGCCGGGAGGATGCCTTTGATTTCATTGAGAGCACTCTGTCTGCAGGTCTGTATCTCAATATCCCCACGAAGTATCCTTTATCCAGAAGTATGGCCCAGCGGCTCGCGGCAACCGGACTATCCACCATCCAGGTTAGTATCGACGCGCTTAACCCGGAAATCATTGACCATCTCATGGGTCTTACCGGCTATGGGGAGAAAATACTGCAAACCCTCGATTACTTGGGTGAAGCGGGAATCAAGGTCCGCACCAACACGGTGCTAACCCCGGTTAACATCAAGGATGCCGTGTCTCTGGCGCGATATTTGATGGGCAAGCCTTATGTGCTGAGGAGCAACTTTACTTGCTACGGACGTTCCTTATATCGCCATGACGACAGCCTGTTCTGTTCGCCGGAGGATATCAAGATTTTCGAGAAAAAATTCAGCAAGATTAAAGAGGAATTTCCGGATAGAGTAAATTTCAGCGGCGCCAGTGATAATCCCTATGCCGGAGAGGAATCGTTAAGGAAGAAAAACTTTTGGGAAAGAGCGTATTGTACGGCTAACCGGCGCGGGGTTGTTGTGCTGCCCGACGGTAAGGTAACCATCTGCGAAGAGCTGTACAATCATGAGCATTTTATTATCGGCGATTTAACGAAACAGACGTTGCTGGAAGTGTGGAATTCGCCAAAAGCCCTGGAACTTGCTTACCCGGATCAGGCTGCCGTTTCCAACGGACCTTGCCAGGATTGCTCTGATTTCCAGCAGTGTCATGAAGGTCTCGGAAGATGCGTCAGGGAAGCTCTTAAAGCTTATGGATTGGATCAGCACTATGCTCCAGATCCCCGTTGTCCCCGGGCGCCTGTGGGCAGCCGTTTGGCGTAA
- a CDS encoding transposase, whose protein sequence is MQEKQALRYLDELGQAVERLVPDAEGKLGQRLEESRKIVEDERLLAWKGVQSAIDPDARLGWKSAKESFFGYKESVAMTEDDLVTSMKVEPGNASDCPAFEGLLEQTLQDGVKVAEVLADKAYGSFENLEKLEKEHITSTIKLNSMMLYGQQSSEQRERFVYHKDSESVECPAGHHSVRKTRKGEKDGKECQRLTFYFDVEKCKTCPLQAGCYEPGRDFRTYSVPVVPEFKRKAVEYHESERFRTRYRKRNKIEQKNNELKTHHGLGKMQYSGGLLFMRIQAILTTIAVNAKRMVKLASVQTTG, encoded by the coding sequence GTGCAAGAGAAGCAGGCGCTCCGTTATCTGGATGAACTGGGCCAAGCGGTGGAAAGGCTGGTGCCGGATGCAGAAGGGAAACTTGGGCAGCGCCTGGAAGAAAGCCGCAAGATTGTGGAGGATGAACGGCTACTGGCCTGGAAAGGGGTGCAGTCAGCGATTGACCCGGACGCACGATTGGGCTGGAAGAGCGCGAAGGAATCCTTTTTCGGCTACAAGGAAAGTGTGGCGATGACCGAAGACGACTTGGTTACGTCGATGAAAGTGGAGCCAGGGAACGCAAGTGATTGTCCCGCGTTTGAAGGGCTGCTAGAGCAAACCTTACAGGACGGAGTGAAGGTGGCTGAAGTGCTGGCGGATAAAGCCTACGGCAGCTTTGAAAACCTGGAAAAATTGGAGAAAGAACATATAACGTCGACCATTAAGCTGAACAGCATGATGCTGTACGGCCAGCAGTCCAGTGAGCAGCGGGAGCGGTTTGTGTACCACAAAGACAGCGAAAGTGTGGAATGCCCGGCAGGACACCACAGCGTGCGCAAGACCCGCAAGGGAGAGAAGGACGGCAAAGAATGCCAACGGCTAACCTTTTATTTTGACGTGGAGAAGTGTAAAACGTGTCCGCTGCAGGCCGGCTGCTACGAACCGGGCAGGGATTTCCGAACCTATTCGGTTCCAGTGGTGCCGGAATTTAAGCGAAAAGCGGTCGAGTACCACGAGAGTGAGAGGTTTCGGACACGCTACCGGAAGCGAAACAAGATTGAGCAAAAGAACAATGAACTGAAAACGCACCATGGCCTGGGAAAAATGCAGTACAGCGGAGGTCTGCTTTTCATGCGAATCCAGGCCATCTTGACGACCATTGCTGTAAATGCGAAGCGGATGGTGAAGCTGGCGAGTGTGCAAACCACGGGATAA
- a CDS encoding recombinase family protein gives MMEHKLVFNEYADAGVSGKSIKKRPALQNLLKDVKSRKVQEVWVWKTDGSVTPQAKSPKRESTEKVAVGCEQQPTATFLGFSLLFSPRIRENPPLIPWFAHSPASPSASHLQQWSSRWPGFA, from the coding sequence ATGATGGAACATAAGCTTGTTTTTAACGAATACGCAGACGCCGGAGTTTCTGGAAAATCCATCAAGAAGCGTCCAGCGCTTCAAAACTTGCTGAAAGACGTTAAGAGCCGAAAAGTGCAAGAAGTTTGGGTGTGGAAAACAGACGGGTCAGTTACTCCCCAGGCAAAGTCCCCAAAAAGGGAGAGCACTGAAAAAGTCGCGGTTGGTTGCGAACAGCAACCAACCGCGACTTTTTTGGGCTTTTCGCTTCTTTTTTCACCCCGGATTAGGGAGAATCCTCCCCTTATCCCGTGGTTTGCACACTCGCCAGCTTCACCATCCGCTTCGCATTTACAGCAATGGTCGTCAAGATGGCCTGGATTCGCATGA
- a CDS encoding IS630 family transposase (programmed frameshift) codes for MAEEHKAAAILEIKAAMKINKDLRMHERYQTILLLLLGESYERISEVTGRTVATLYNYSKAYREQGMQGLQIGRPPGRHRLLTAEQEQQVYEVITNQTPEDQGFPSQMNWTSPLVRKWIEQKWNIRYSDRGTRDLLYRLKLSFTKPTYTLAKADPQKQEEFKEHFQELKKLLAGRIDRILFEDESMIRDYQALSRTWFPKGQQKIIPTYGKHWGAKLIGTLDYESGEVFCVQEEQYTAKEFLSFLERVLEKYEGDRIVMILDNARIHHADLIQPFLKEHQAKLTLVYLPPYSPNLNMIEELWGWLKSSVIHNVFFDSVQKIRKVVQGFIRLINETPAATVERLCLQF; via the exons GTGGCAGAAGAACACAAAGCAGCAGCCATTCTGGAAATCAAAGCCGCGATGAAAATAAACAAAGATTTACGGATGCACGAAAGGTATCAGACGATCCTCCTGCTGTTACTTGGCGAATCCTACGAACGAATTTCCGAAGTGACAGGACGAACGGTTGCGACCTTATATAACTACAGCAAAGCTTACCGAGAGCAAGGGATGCAGGGGCTACAAATCGGACGTCCTCCAGGACGACATCGCTTGTTAACTGCTGAACAAGAGCAACAAGTGTATGAAGTGATAACGAATCAAACGCCCGAGGATCAAGGATTTCCTTCCCAGATGAACTGGACTTCTCCACTCGTTCGGAAATGGATCGAACAAAAGTGGAATATTCGGTATTCGGATCGAGGGACACGAGACCTTTTGTACCGTTTGAAGCTTAGCTTTACGAAGCCGACCTACACACTGGCTAAAGCAGACCCACAGAAACAAGAAGAATTCAAAGAACACTTTCAGGAGTTA AAAAAACTCCTCGCTGGGCGCATCGACCGGATTCTGTTTGAAGATGAGTCCATGATCCGGGATTACCAAGCGCTTTCTCGTACCTGGTTTCCCAAGGGGCAGCAAAAAATCATTCCCACCTACGGCAAGCATTGGGGAGCGAAGCTGATCGGGACGCTGGATTATGAATCCGGCGAAGTGTTTTGCGTACAAGAAGAACAGTATACCGCCAAAGAATTCTTGTCCTTTCTGGAACGCGTCTTGGAAAAGTATGAAGGCGACCGAATCGTGATGATTTTGGACAATGCACGAATTCATCACGCAGACCTCATCCAGCCTTTTTTAAAAGAACATCAAGCCAAACTCACCTTGGTTTATTTGCCTCCGTATAGTCCGAATTTGAACATGATTGAAGAATTGTGGGGCTGGTTAAAATCATCCGTAATTCATAATGTCTTCTTCGACTCGGTACAAAAAATTCGCAAAGTTGTTCAAGGATTTATCCGTTTGATTAATGAAACGCCCGCTGCCACAGTTGAACGCTTATGTCTTCAATTCTAA
- a CDS encoding potassium channel family protein — protein MITNVRKRTDFLSILLFVAFCATVAFLLEPDTFGSWFNSFNWVITTMATVGYGDFFAKTVIGKIFTIFLYIFGIGLLSLVIGKVVDAIAEIGRQRRAGRLPRFINRVN, from the coding sequence ATGATAACCAACGTCAGGAAAAGAACGGACTTTCTCAGTATTCTCTTGTTTGTCGCGTTCTGCGCAACGGTCGCCTTCCTGCTGGAACCCGATACGTTCGGCAGCTGGTTCAATTCGTTCAACTGGGTGATAACGACTATGGCAACGGTCGGATACGGGGACTTTTTTGCAAAGACCGTCATCGGCAAAATATTTACGATTTTTCTATACATTTTCGGCATCGGGCTGCTTAGTTTGGTGATCGGAAAGGTTGTCGACGCGATTGCGGAAATCGGAAGGCAGAGGAGGGCGGGGAGGTTGCCCCGATTTATAAATCGCGTGAACTAG